The genomic stretch ATACCCCCCATCGACATCATCATTCATCACACTCCCTCTCtgtcgtttttctttttccttcatttgcttttttctgTAACGCTGAATTTGGTTCTGTGAGAGACTCTGCGATTTCTCTAGTTCACATAtatatgtagagagagagagagagagagagagagagagagagagaggaggagaaagaattGAGAGGGAATATTAGGAGTGATAGTGAATCTTGGTGAGAGAGGAATGACGGGTAGAGAGTGGGCGTGTTGGGTGTTGATTGTTTTGGGGCGTGTGTCGTTGGTGGTGGAAGGTTATCCAGCGCAAGATCTAGTTGTGAATTTGCCCGGTCAGCCCAAGGTTGGGTTCAAGCAATTCGCTGGttatgttgacgtggatgtgAAGAATGGGAGGagcttgttttactactttgtCGAGGCTGACGGGCACCCTGAGAGCAAGCCCCTCACTCTCTGGCTCAATGGAGGTTGGTTggtcttcttttctcttttggccGTTTCTGTTCTTGCTGCTGTTTTTGAGTTCCTGATCTTGTTCTCTGGAAATTTTCATCGTTCAGCGAATGTGCCCTATTTGTTCGAGCTGTTAGAAGTGTTTCTCCAGTATGTATTGAGCCTTTCTGGTTCTCATTTTGCAGAGATTCTTTGTCTTATTTGCTTGTCTTCTGATGTCAGTTCTGTGATTTTTGTATGTTCGCCACTGCATGGATGTATTTTTCTCCGACCTTTTTACTGTCGAAACTATTAGCTTGTCATGCTGTTCGTTCTTATTCGGTACTACCAGAGATTCAAGTCGTTTTCCTTTCGCCAAGTTAAAACTAGAGTTGCCCATacccgagagaaaagaaaaaggaaaggagagtAGCCATAATTACATGTTGTGTAACTTTTGAGGAAGAAGCGACAAGAACTCATGGAGTCCATCTTGCTGCAAAATTTAGATTTTCTTCTGAATTGAACCGTGTTCGGAATTTCTCGCAATTGAATGAATTATGGATTGTTAACATACACCGACTAATTGCGAGTGGGTGATCAGGCCCAGGATGTTCGTCTATTGGTGGCGGAGCATTCACAGAGTTGGGGCCATTTTATCCGAGGGGAGATGGCCGAGGCCTTCGAAGAAATTCAATGTCATGGAATAGAGGTAGGGTTCAAAACATGACCACACCTGCTGTTAATTCAACCTGAGCAGTTCCGGATTTCGCTAATtctgaaattctttttttcggTAGCTTCGAACCTCCTCTTTGTTGAATCTCCTGCTGGAGTGGGATGGTCATACTCAGACACGACTTCAGACTATAACTGTGGAGATGAATCCAGCGGTATGATTGTACTCGGTCTCCTGTACCGGGCTTTTCAGTTTTGATTTTGCAGATGTAAATGGCAGATTTGTCAATGTATTTATCAGTTCTATACCAGATTTTAACCTGAAATTGCTCTTTCTCTGCCTCACAGCCAAGGATATGCACACATTCTTCTTGAAATGGTTTGAGAAATTTCCAACGTACAAGTCCAGAGAGTTGTTTCTCACTGGAGAAAGCTATGCAGGTGAGAGAGAAAAGACAGAAGCAGAAGCAAACTTTTTTGGAATGGCTATGTTCTGACATGCCATTTTGACCTTATACCCAATCCTTATTCTTTCCACAGGGCATTACATACCGCAGTTGGCTGTTGCCCTGCTGGACCATAATGCACACTCAACTGGTTTCAAGTTCAATCTTAAAGGAATTGCAGTAAGAAAACTTTCATTTGGTGCCGCTTCTTCCATCAAGAACTTTTACCTTAATCCTTTCCACTTCAAGAATTTCATCTGACCTTTGACTTGGCTATTCTCTCACCTAGATAGGAAATCCACTTCTCAAACTTGATAGAGATGTCCCAGCAACATATGAATTCTTCTGGTCCCATGGAATGATCTCTGATGAACTCGGCCTTACCATTATGAATGAGTGCGATTTCGATGACTATGTCTTTGCAAGTCCTCACAACGTCACTCACCCTTGCGGCGAGGCCATGAGTAAAGTAAACACGATCGTCGGCGAGTACGTAAATTATTACGATGTCATCCTCGACATGTGTTACCCGTCAATAGTGGAACAAGAACTTCGGCTGCGAAAAATGGTACAAACTTATCTCTCTTGCTCTCCATTTCCTTGCTCGGAAAAAGGGAACAAAGAGACTACTTTCTTCGAAATTTTGTAACATTCTGTTTTCGTTGCAGGCCACCAAGTTAAGTGTGGGGGTTGATGTATGTATGACCTACGAGCGTCGCTTCTACCTCAACCTACCCGAGGTCCAGAAGGCGCTTCACGCGAATCGGACTAAATTGCCTTATCCATGGTCGATGTGCAGTGGGTACGTTCCTGCTAAATGCAAGGAATTATGTGAATGATTTCTGCCTGAAACTTTCTTCTCCTAATGTTGTTCTCCGGACAGTGTTGTGAATTACAGCGGCACAGACGGTAACATCAACATGCTTCCCTTGCTCAAGCGGATAGTTCAGAACAATATCCCCGTCTGGGTTTTCAGGTAGAGTTCTCAGAATCACTCTGAAAGCTAGTAAGAACTCTCCCTGTCCTATAGCGTGATAACCAAACTAGCACCTAAATCGCAGCGGCGACCAGGACTCTGTCGTGCCACTGCTTGGATCACGGACTCTTGTCCGCGAGCTAGCTCATGATCTGGATTTCAAGGTTACAGTTCCATACGGAGCTTGGTTTCACAAAGGCCAGGTATACTCTTGCCACAAGCAAATTTTTAACCACTTTGCTGAAAGGGAGCTTAATAAAGTTTGCTCGGCACACCAGTTAAGTTTAGACGAAATAGGAATCATGTATACCAAATCTAAACACCGTAACGAactttgaaacttgaaaacGTACCACGCTGAACTGTATTGCAGAATCGAAGTATTCATTCGAGCGACATCATTTAGACAGCGGTGCGCAAGGCGCTCGACTTATAATCTTCCATACTAATGACTTGCTCTTTTCTGTTTAATTGTGTTGAATATAGGTGGGAGGTTGGGCGACGGAGTACGGGAACTTATTGACGTTTGCGACGGTGAGAGGTGCTGCACATATGGTGCCCTATGCACAGCCATCAAGAGCTTTGCATCTGTTCAGTTCATTTGTGCGTGGCCGGAGATTGCCAAACACAACACACCCCTCCATTGACGACTGAAGTTTTTGTAATAGCAGTTTCTGATATTGGTGTCTCGAAGGACAATTTTTTCGCAACTTGCTTTCCACAGTGACAATaagcagaaaaagaagagaagaagggcATTTCTTCGGTTTGATTATTTCCTTCGTCGCAATGGCGGACACAGTATTAGATTGGGGGCGGTTTCGAAACAAAACACGAGCAAGAAAGAGCCCGACTTTTCGACCATCGCCTGTGGCGGACGGCGATGCTGAAATACATGATGCTACTAGACACACAAAGTAACCGAAAAAAACGAAGCGGAATTAGAGTCGATTTGGTATGGTTCGTGTTGATCAAATCGGAGTTAATTGATTGATATTCGCATGTTGCAAAGATCTCCGACTCGGAATCTATGTCAAATGGTCCACACCAAAACAAGCTCGGTGGTGCGATGGCTTTCAGATCGTTTTCGACTATTCCTAAAGTTACCCAACATCCACGAGTTCATCAGCGTGCTGTCTGTTTGGTGTACATCTCTTGCAAAGGGAGATGCTTCAAATCTAATTGCCAATTATTCACATTTTGGGGAAAAAGTCAACAAAAACTTAAAACTATGGCGAGTATGATATGTTCCCCCCCCTCCTcttccccctccttttttttttttatgatacttaaaactccaaattatgcCCACGATAATACATTTtccctaaaatttttcttgggCGAAAggatactagaagtgccaaaatttatataagatggtcactttagtgccaattttttttttctcacttaagtgctaacttctttgaaaaaagattacttaagtgccaatcccGATTTGCTTGGCGATAAATCGTACGTAGCATTTTCTTATTACTAATTTAAGTCTATGTGGCTCGCCGAAGGAtccagtcagcaataaaaaagataaaatttaaaaatatattaaaaaataaatgattgaaaaataagctaaaaatttaaGACAAGTAAAAAAAGAAGGACTGTGCGCCACCGCAAGccctaattattattttttaaatatattttttttattttttttcctttttgaagatttatttttaaaaaaaatagcttatgtttaagtttagaagtccacgtggacttgatttttttaaaaaaaattccatgtggactaattttttaaaaaaatttgcgacataatattaaaaatttaaaaataaatgccacATAATCAATTGGCCGAaatttcttcgatttggcacttgaGTGATAGTTTATTCTtcaattggtacttaagtgagctGACAAAAACTTTGGCACTAAAGCGAGCGTTTTACAACACAAATTTTAGCACTTATGgtgtttttacctttttcttgtGATGTAAAAAATCATACCTGTGCGACACATTTGCTATCCATCAAGCTTTCGTCCGATTATTTTTCAGTTAAAACAACGTCGATTTTAATACACTTAAGTCACGTGAGTGCCATGTCAACAcccattttctttttgacttCTATATGGGCAGATTTTTATTGGTGCATATTGGTGAAACATTGATGGAAGGCAAATGTGTCACATGTGTATaagttttgagaaaaataatgtAAATGTTCACAGTGGGTTTTTGGTgacttttgccctttttttttttttttttttcaagaaaccaaagttCGAAACTTTTAGATGGATAGCGACGAATGTTTTCGAATTCAGAGTAATTTCTGTACCAAGTCACGCGAGTCTCTCAAACGCCCCTCTCCCATTCAAATATTGTGCAGCGCATATAAATAGAAGATGGTAAGTCAATTTTATGATAATCTGTCAGTAGAATGAGAGGGTGAAGAAATAAACTTGAATTATCCTCAAGATGCTACGGGCACGGAGCTTGCAACGGCAAAAATTTCAGTCGATGATTGCTACGAATGCATGGTCACTGCCGTAGACCTAATATGGAACCGATATTTGTTACCTAAAGGTCGGTGCTCTACTGCAACTTCAAGACTGTAGAGCTAGATACGAGGATTATGATTTCTCAGAGTACTCGTGCTGCTTTCTTTCAATAAATCGAAACGTGCGATCGTGTAAGTAAACAAATTCGCATAGAGCTGCCAGTTTTCCATGAAATAATATATGAAGGTTATTGTCATTAGAAAACCCTATATGAGGGCTTTGAATGGTTCCCACACCTTGAATTTCAATTTCAGTTCATGTACTGGTCACTTGTCTGCTGAGAAGAATGAAGTGCATCTTGTGTGTCCTCCTGGAGCCATCTCAAGTTCCTTCATCTATACACTCTCCTCGCCCTGCAATAACTAAGCCCTTATCCCCATTTCCTAGTACCCGCGACAGCTCTCTTTCTTGCCTCAATAGTTATATTCCGTCATGGGATTGGAAATTGGGCTGAAAATCACCCGTTCCACTTTTTGATGGAACCAGTTGGTCCGGTCCGAGCGGTTTCCCGTTCAGTCGGTCCGTGTTGCTCACCCCCGGTACACTACCATCTTGTGTATATTATttaacaaaaacaagaagctgGATGTGGacttattttttgcttttgtctaATATGTAATTGCCACAATTCATAGAAAGACGCATCAACTCAGTTATTCAGAGAACGAATATTCCTCGTATCTGATTCTGCAGTCTTTAAGTTGAGGCTGAGCGCCCACGCTTGGTCGACAAATGTCCAAAATGGGGTTGTTGGCGTGGAACACGCATTGACCACAAATCTTCACCGGAGAGTTCCCCATCGCAAACTCCGGGGGCATGACAGGCATCACCATTTGAGGGATTCGGAGCCGTGGCATAGTGGTCGAAACCCTTATCTGCTATCCCGACCGCCCCGCTTCGAGTAGCGGAATCTATGTTATTGTAGTAATTGCTGTTGTACTCAGCTTATTTCTCGATCGCATATGCAATACTGCAATGCAATATCCGGCGGCTGGCCTCTCAAAAGATTTTCGCAACTATAGAAGAGCCAAATGGAAATTGTTTCGAGACAGCCATTGCAGCCTCCAATTTCTGACTCTCTCTTCGCTTCTTTTGATGCTTGATGCTCTCAAAGTCCCCCTTTCTGTTGGCTATATAAAGAGCTTGACGTCTTAGATTTCACCGTCATTTTCCTTGCAGGAATCTTGGCAACGTGGGAGCATCGTACTCGTTCTTAGGAATATCTAAAATGGCGGAGAAACACTCCCAACGAGTTTTCAAAAATCTTATGTCAAACTTATATTTTGATTGCGAAATTAACAAGGTTCTCTTCGTCTGGTTGCACTTGTTCGAGTGTGGCAAATTTAGGTACGAGGGGTCTTTTGCCACAGGTAATTATCTTCTAGAATAATGGATCATACATATCGTAAATAATAGAGGGTGCAATGACGTAACGACCGAATAACCTTACATTATAAATTATGTTCATTTTAATATATTGCAATGACTAAACGAGCATGAAATTGTAACAACTATCGCTATTTTACACGAATTGAGAAAACTACACAAACACGGTTTCTATTCATACTTTTATTTCATGATTATCGAGATATGTCACGATCTAGTTTCCATCTCTTTTGGCTTGCTTTCATTATGCAAGCCCCCTTTCATTGCTTTGATATAAATATCCCATAGTGCGAGCGCAAAGATATGGCTATCTAGAGATCCATGAATATCTCACAAATTTTACAAATCGATTTATTACCAACGAGCTAGTGGCCTATGTAAGTGACCGCGACTCAAAGCAGTTTGCCCCGTAACTGGTGAAATTTGAATCGGTGAACTACAATCCCTAAACTGAGAATTTTGACTCCAAAGTTTCCTTGTCTGGTCATATTTAGCCGCATTTACTATCCATAGTACGACGGTGCATGTCATCGTCCGGGCCATACATCCAAGCATTGGTATAAGACACATACAGCTCATGATTTACCATATTAACTGTTAATCACATTTAGGCTTTGTATTATCACATGATCACCCTTGTAAATCCCATTTAAAAGCACTAGCTATATCTTCCAAAGTCGATTCGCATACTGAAGTGCATATGCATATGGGGCCGAGCCAAACCTACAAAGATCTAATGATTATAAGAATTCATAAAGCAGTGTAAGCtttatgaattatttatttaattaaaatcTGGATGGATGGGATGCTCCATAATTCATGATATGCACATTGGCGCCGGAAGATGGATATTGAGTTCCGGCAAAAGAAATTCCCCCGTATCTAAGTTTGCCGCATCCGAACAAATGCAACTAGACGAAGAGAAACTCTTAGTACATTTGAAAACTCCCATGGAAAAATGCAAGTGATTCTTCGTCAGCTTAGTCATGAGTGTGAGAATCCATGTCAGTCTCTAGCAAAAGCACGAGGATCACTTTGATCCAAAACCGATCAAGAGGAAAAAACTAAGCGTATTTTTGAATTTGGACATAGTTAAATACAAGGGCAAGCTCTGTGTTCTTTGTCAAGCCTAAACTGCAATCACTACACATAAACGTGAGACAATATAGCGGGGAAGTTCGTGAGCATCAGCgtgaagaaagaggaagagagcaCTAAAACTCAGAAGATTCTGCGGACTGCTTTACGACGCCTTGCAATTCTAGTACTCTGTTGCCTGATCTGTGATTCCAGCAATCTCGTGAGAGGTGAACCAGAAGTTGCGGTTGAGTATTGCTATTGTAATACACAAACGACCAAGGATGAATCCATTTACTCTTTAAACATAGAGGAAGATCTAGAAATTTACCGTATGGAACGGCGCATCATGGTTTCAACTTTTACAGCAGCTCTTATGATCCTTTTGAAAGATCTTACACCCATGGAACTTGCAACGGAGAAATTCCGGTCGATGATTGCCTCCAATGCGTGCACACTGCCATACACCTAGTATGGAACCGATGTTTTCACCTAAAGCTCGGCAGTCAACTGCAACTGAAGGACTGTAGAGCTAGATACGAAATTTATGATTTCACAGAATAACCGCGTTGCTTTCTTTCAATAAAATTCGAAGTGAATGTGTGATCTGtcttagtaaataaatttgcATGGAGCTTCCAGTTTCCCATGAAAAACTACatctaggggtgtcaacgggccgggtctCGGCTCGGCCCAAGCCAGATTCTggtctgattcttttttttcttctttttttggaatcaaaataattaacaaACCCATCcaataaaagaatataaaaagaaaaagaaaaaaataaataaaagtaaaaagaaaacattggtgttaaaaaaagtcgggcggcggcccggcccggcccgaaaaGACAcaaaaattaagtgaattttcgggcTGGCCCGCCTGacgcgggcttttttgacacccctgaCTATATCAAGTATATTGTCGTTAGAAAGCCGTATATAAGGTCTTTGAAGGTTTCCACACCTTGAATTTCAATTTAAGTTCATGTACTGGTCATTTGAGTGAACTTGTCCTTGCCATCCAAGAAAATAACTGTCAGGATTTCTAAAGGATCCGTAGCATTATTATTGGTGACGAACTGCTTTCGAAGACTTCATTCAATTATAGTTGTATTCATGAAAAAGATTCTCATGTGTAAAGGAAATGCAATTGCTGAACCGACCAACAAAGGCTTTCAGAATTCATTCAGTTTGGAAATGTGGAATTCTTGCTACTGTAGGACGAGACATTGGAGATTGAAGAACAAGAAGGCAAGGAGAAGTTCGCAACAATAATAAAACTGACTCGGAAGAtcagaaagaaattcaaaatgaagtAGGAAGATCTCTAATACATTGGCCCTCTCCAGAGGGAGAGATTCACCCTCTTATCTCAGGGGATTTGAGAGCTAGTTACATGTTCATGATGTATTTGCTgttctccttcctctttcttcgTCGCCTCCTCCACTTACCGCCTCATGCTGCCGCGATGTGCATTGTGCCtatgattgtttttcttttctcgttctCCTTCCTTGAATGTCTACCATATCCGTAATCTGGAGTTTGCAGAGTTTGCATatgttttcttccctttcttgaaCGATAATCTATCTTTCCTCTTCCACATACTACTGTTTCTTCCACGCAGTGATACTCCATTCGGTCTTTCTTATCCAGCTTTTTTGTTGCGATTTAGAACCTTTCTGATACTTGTTTTGTTTCCTCTCATTGCAGTTCAGTGGCGATGGCGAGCTCCAGATCATCTTGGCATCGTTCGATAGAGTAAGATGGTAACCATTCGATCCTAGAGCCTTGGGGAGACAATGATGTTGATGCTATTCCAGTGGGGAAACTCTTGACTAAGAGAAACATTAACAACCCTGCAGCATGCAATGTTAAGTAGAAGGTCTGGTCAGAAATTTGGGAGGGTGTGTCTCAATGACTAAGCCTCAATACTCCAACCCAAACACTTTTCCCAGTCCCTATCCCAACTGATTCAACTTCCAACTCCACACCCAACACCAGTTGCCCAATTAGTTCTCCCACATCCACTCACACACTGACCTCTCCAACAAGCCTGATTTCTAGTGCGAGTCCTGATCCCACTATACCAACAGCTGCCCCTGATACGACCCTTACTGTTATCACCAATGCTTACTCATCCATGGTACCTAAGGAGATCTAAGGAGTAAAGGGGTAGAGAAGGAGAATACCTAGTATTGTGGATATTCCTTCTGacgaggagaaaaaaaggatcTGGAGAAGGTGGTGTCTGCAATAGATGATGACTTCAAGTTGGAGAAAAGGAGGGCTGTCCCAATAGCAGAAGGATAAATGAGGAACTAAAAGGGAAATTAGCTGGGGTACAGGAGGAGGGCTCTACTGATGATAACTTTAGGTTGGAGGGAGAGATTGTACAAGAACAGGCTGATATATAGAGAGTGGAGGAAATGTACTGGTATCAGAGATCTCAGGTTAATTGACTCGCCTTTGGGGATGGAATGCCAAGTTTTTTCAGCATTCATAGGTCTTACAGTAACTGGTTTGTCTGGAAATATATGTACGCATATTTTTTCACCACGGCGCACATTTCTTATCATTTCTCGTTGCCCTGCTTCTGTTCGTCTAGATGTGATTCAATCAGGTTCAAGTGCCTAAAAGCAAATGGTGCTCTATTGTCCAAGGACCCGCCCAAATCAGGCGGTAGTCTGGTATGTGTAAGTTATGCAGGCCTTCAAACTAAATTGTTGAAGTTCCATTAAGATAAAGTCGCCATTCATCTTCCATAGCTGGCATGGCATAAGCGTTCAGCCAAAGCAAAAACCCTTTGGTTTTAGTTGCTGAAAGTATAGAGAAAAGctattcttcttcttggctGTCTAATGGGAAGGTTCTACCTAACACCTAAGATAAGAAAGGTGGCTCGAAGGTAATAGAATGAAACAGCGGCTCGCTTTAGTCATTCATACATACCGAAATAATTTCACTGAAGGAAGACTCATCCACGATAACATCATTGTGGTTCATGAGGCTCTTCACAATATGAAattaaaggaggaggagaaagatgGCTGGTGTACCCTGAAATTGAGTATGAATGAAGCATATGATAAAGTTGAATGAAATTTCTCGGAGTATGATATGTTTCAGTTGGCCTTCATCGACGGGGTTGTGTTTGATCTGCCTCCTACGGATTGATGACTGATGGAAAAAGGTCTGGGAAAGTCATTCCTAGTAGATGTGTTACACGAAGAAATCCCCTAATCCCTGTCTTTTCATCCATATCATAGATGCACTCTCTCATTTACTTGTAGAAGCTGGACAAAGAAGCACATTGCAGGGTATTGACTGAAAAGGGACTGTCTTGAGCTCACacacctattttttttttttttttctaatcttttctttctcctggAGTTTACCGCGTCATATTGACCCTCCTATCAGTTATAAAGAATCATCTGCTAGTTAACAAAACTAATTATTAGTAGCTTACGTTGAACTTAGTATTAGGCTCCCAAGAAATTCATGGTATCTTGCTACCCTTGCTCAAAACTCAACATATATTTGGTGAGACAAATCTTTACATGTACAGCTTCACAACTTCAAATATCATCAAACAGCCAATGAGCAGACAGTAAATATATCTTTCCAGGCATACCATTAGTAAATTTCAGACCTCAGAATATAGTCGAACAAGACGTAACGATTTGAAGGATGTAGTTAAGCGCCATTCCCGTTGCTTTTTGCTAAGAGGCCTTCCTTTTCCGGCTTTTTCTCTGTTCGCTCTTACATCAGCTAAACCCCAGGTGCAACAATTGGTCTCCATGTCGACAGAAACAAGTTTGAAGATGCCATCGCCTTCTGAGGATGAGCCACTTGTATCTGTCTCTGCGACATATTTTACGAACATGGGTCGATCCATAAACCGATCAAAATCAAGTGGAACGCGAATGACTCTTTCAACACCAGGTGATGACACCTGAAAGGATCGAGACTTCAGGCAAGACACTTCGAATACacatcttgaacttttcttcaAATAAACTTGCTTCTAGTCACATCTACATATGGTGAACTTAACTTCAAATGAACTCGCTCATATATTCTTCTTGCATGTTCAAAAACTAACAATCTTACTGCTCCAGTTCATCAGAATTAGAAACCAGAGTGTGTTTAAAAGGCACTATGGTAATAGGTTAAAGCACATAGGAAACTACCAAGCAGTAAGAACTTATCAAGTGTTCAATACCACTCCTTACCCTTCAATCTTGCCCTTTTACAGTGCAACGGTTAGTTGGGCCCGATATACTTTAACCTCACCTCTCATGGTAGATTCATTGAGTCCATCAAGTACCCACCTGCTCCCGAAGTTCAGCATGCAAGAAAGAATGCTCGATACTGAGAACTAGTGACAGAAACCAGTACCTCCAAAGATAAATTTTCTGGTACAGATTTTGCAGCCTCTGCTTCATCTAGACGAGCTCTATAGGTCGCAGAAAATGCTTCTATATCTTCCATACTTGGGGAACCATACCTGTCGTGATTACAGAGATTAACTAAATTAGTTGACATTGGAAACCACCATTCGCATATATTCAAAACCAACGTAAGGGAAGATGGGCCAAGTTGTCCTGTCCACTGTAGAAAGGTTTTAAAGCTATGGTTAGACAGCCTAGAGATCCTTCAGGAATTTATGAAGCTAACTAAAATGAATTTTTCAGGTCCTTACATCTAACTGTTTCTTCTGTCCTATAGGCCCAAGGAGCGAGCAAGGTCTAAGAAGAGTTGTAGCAGCATTTATTCTGCAGCAGTTCACTTAATTTCcttctaaaaagaaaatcaagccaGTACAAGAAACACACAGAAGTCAGCATTGTCTAGAACATCAACAtatgagagagacagagagagagccCCAACGAGAAGGAATTCCACATACTTTCAGTCGTTCATGATTATATCACCATGCAATCGTATTTTCAGCTGGTTCGATGTAAATATCTCAACTTATAGAGCTTTTAGCGCCGGCAATTTTTGCTGAGGGAAGAACAAGGCATTCATTGTTTAATTGGACTACCACAAAGAGCGGAT from Rhodamnia argentea isolate NSW1041297 chromosome 2, ASM2092103v1, whole genome shotgun sequence encodes the following:
- the LOC115739443 gene encoding uncharacterized protein LOC115739443 isoform X2; its protein translation is MSDCYCSDQGIHVARQEARLAARASPRADYRRRSIGGCRRWGRGRLRQFRRCSYADALEDEYDDGSFEDEYLEEDAEVYVGDAGGGGGISLAGTWWDKEALVIAEVVSQSFDGDLKIYSFKTLSNCTIQVRIEKLSKRYGSPSMEDIEAFSATYRARLDEAEAAKSVPENLSLEVSSPGVERVIRVPLDFDRFMDRPMFVKYVAETDTSGSSSEGDGIFKLVSVDMETNCCTWGLADVRANREKAGKGRPLSKKQREWRLTTSFKSLRLVRLYSEV
- the LOC115739272 gene encoding serine carboxypeptidase-like 42, whose amino-acid sequence is MTGREWACWVLIVLGRVSLVVEGYPAQDLVVNLPGQPKVGFKQFAGYVDVDVKNGRSLFYYFVEADGHPESKPLTLWLNGGPGCSSIGGGAFTELGPFYPRGDGRGLRRNSMSWNRASNLLFVESPAGVGWSYSDTTSDYNCGDESSAKDMHTFFLKWFEKFPTYKSRELFLTGESYAGHYIPQLAVALLDHNAHSTGFKFNLKGIAIGNPLLKLDRDVPATYEFFWSHGMISDELGLTIMNECDFDDYVFASPHNVTHPCGEAMSKVNTIVGEYVNYYDVILDMCYPSIVEQELRLRKMATKLSVGVDVCMTYERRFYLNLPEVQKALHANRTKLPYPWSMCSGVVNYSGTDGNINMLPLLKRIVQNNIPVWVFSGDQDSVVPLLGSRTLVRELAHDLDFKVTVPYGAWFHKGQVGGWATEYGNLLTFATVRGAAHMVPYAQPSRALHLFSSFVRGRRLPNTTHPSIDD